One window of Deinococcus depolymerans genomic DNA carries:
- a CDS encoding immunity 8 family protein: MIAELKVISLADHSAFESFVPEHPADFGVDLRLYIGPVGGDASDSFSLTVCSPDWLRRECASQGFVWRWDLLIVEEFNRVEIVQVLQRMVSRCVGETWDIVVAQLARRMQWEFDTYA; this comes from the coding sequence ATGATCGCTGAGCTGAAAGTGATCTCGCTGGCCGATCACTCGGCGTTCGAGAGTTTCGTGCCGGAGCATCCTGCGGATTTCGGGGTAGACCTTCGGCTTTATATCGGGCCTGTAGGTGGGGATGCGTCGGATTCCTTCAGCCTGACGGTCTGTTCGCCGGACTGGCTGAGGCGGGAGTGCGCGTCGCAGGGGTTCGTGTGGCGCTGGGATCTGCTGATCGTGGAGGAATTCAATCGGGTGGAGATCGTGCAGGTCTTGCAGCGGATGGTCTCGCGTTGTGTCGGTGAGACCTGGGACATCGTGGTGGCACAACTGGCCCGGCGGATGCAGTGGGAGTTCGACACGTATGCCTGA
- the map gene encoding type I methionyl aminopeptidase, with translation MTITTQHELDGMTLAGKVVARTLDALRAAVEPGITPAELDALAGQVFAGFGAFSAPRAEYGAPVNVFISVNDDIVHGLPTNRPLQAGDVVCIDVTPNVGGFVADAAITVAVPPVSPTAARLIEAAEAALARGLNAARAGQPLNGIGRAIQAEVQRRGFTLLPELQGHGVGRAIHEKPDVPNYYRPALRKPLHEGLVIAVEPMLSTGKSPRVRTRRDGWTLATTDGGLAAHVEHTIMITKGKPLVLTA, from the coding sequence ATGACGATCACCACGCAGCATGAACTGGACGGCATGACCCTCGCCGGGAAGGTCGTCGCCCGCACCCTCGACGCCCTGCGCGCCGCCGTCGAACCGGGCATCACGCCCGCCGAACTGGACGCGCTGGCCGGACAGGTGTTCGCGGGGTTCGGGGCGTTCTCCGCGCCGCGGGCCGAGTACGGCGCGCCCGTGAACGTGTTCATCAGCGTCAACGACGACATCGTGCACGGCCTGCCCACCAACCGCCCGCTTCAGGCGGGGGACGTGGTGTGCATCGACGTCACGCCGAACGTCGGCGGGTTCGTCGCGGACGCCGCCATCACGGTCGCCGTGCCGCCCGTCTCCCCCACCGCCGCCCGCCTCATCGAGGCGGCCGAGGCAGCCCTGGCCCGTGGCCTGAACGCCGCCCGCGCCGGACAGCCCCTGAACGGCATCGGGCGAGCCATCCAGGCTGAGGTTCAGCGCCGGGGCTTCACGCTCCTGCCGGAACTTCAGGGGCACGGTGTGGGCCGCGCCATCCACGAGAAACCCGACGTTCCCAACTATTACCGCCCCGCGCTCCGCAAACCGCTGCACGAGGGCCTCGTGATCGCCGTGGAACCCATGCTCAGCACCGGCAAGAGCCCCCGCGTCCGCACCCGCCGCGACGGCTGGACGCTCGCCACCACCGACGGCGGCCTCGCCGCCCACGTCGAACACACCATCATGATCACCAAAGGAAAACCGCTGGTGCTGACAGCGTGA
- the paaD gene encoding 1,2-phenylacetyl-CoA epoxidase subunit PaaD, translating into MAEGGRQKAERPAPSAISIQPSAVWDALTSVPDPEIPVVSITDMGMVRDVTVGDDGRVTVTFTPTFSGCPALHVIRDSIEQAVRGLGVTDVEVRSTLTPPWTTDWINDDARERLRQYGIAPPAPTGEGQLIQLDAEPTRCPRCGSLNVRMTASFGPTLCKRMYVCDTCREPFEGFKSV; encoded by the coding sequence ATGGCAGAAGGCGGAAGGCAGAAGGCAGAGCGCCCTGCGCCATCGGCCATCAGCATTCAGCCATCTGCCGTCTGGGACGCGCTGACCAGCGTCCCAGACCCGGAGATTCCCGTCGTGAGCATCACGGACATGGGCATGGTGCGCGACGTGACCGTGGGCGACGATGGGCGCGTGACGGTGACGTTCACGCCCACCTTCAGCGGCTGCCCCGCTCTGCACGTCATCCGGGACAGCATCGAGCAGGCGGTGCGTGGCCTGGGCGTGACGGACGTCGAGGTCAGGAGCACCCTTACGCCCCCGTGGACGACCGACTGGATCAACGACGACGCGCGCGAGCGACTGCGGCAGTACGGCATCGCGCCCCCCGCCCCCACCGGGGAAGGGCAACTGATTCAACTGGACGCGGAACCCACCCGCTGCCCCCGCTGCGGCAGCCTGAACGTCCGCATGACCGCCTCCTTTGGGCCCACCCTCTGCAAACGCATGTACGTCTGCGACACCTGCCGCGAACCGTTTGAAGGGTTCAAGAGCGTATGA
- the paaC gene encoding 1,2-phenylacetyl-CoA epoxidase subunit PaaC — MTTTPTTHLTDTQTQALLLKLTVLADDEIILAHRNGEWTGHAPILEEDIALANIAQDELGHAGLYLSLAQTLGGSDPDRVAFWRGPDDYLNTRLVELPKGDWAFTMVRQFLYDTFEALWLEAATRSTYAPLAEVAAKAVREEKFHVQHTALWVERLALGTPESERRTRAALTELWPHAAQLFQPVEGEADLTAAGILPDLNAVHARWTDLVTRHLVDKCGLTLPDAPTTQPGRDTHTHHLAPLLEEMQSVARQHPDAEVW, encoded by the coding sequence ATGACCACCACTCCTACAACCCACCTGACCGACACGCAGACGCAGGCGCTTCTCCTGAAACTCACGGTCCTCGCCGACGACGAGATCATCCTCGCGCACCGCAACGGCGAGTGGACCGGGCACGCCCCCATCCTCGAAGAGGACATCGCGCTGGCGAACATCGCGCAGGACGAACTCGGGCACGCCGGGCTGTACCTGAGCCTCGCGCAGACCCTCGGCGGCAGCGACCCCGACCGGGTGGCGTTCTGGCGCGGCCCGGACGACTACCTGAACACCCGCCTCGTGGAACTCCCGAAAGGCGACTGGGCGTTCACGATGGTCCGGCAGTTCCTGTACGACACGTTCGAGGCCCTGTGGCTGGAGGCCGCCACCCGCAGCACCTACGCGCCCCTGGCAGAAGTCGCCGCGAAGGCCGTGCGCGAGGAGAAATTCCACGTGCAGCACACCGCCCTGTGGGTGGAACGCCTCGCCCTCGGCACGCCCGAGAGCGAACGCCGCACCCGGGCGGCCCTGACGGAACTCTGGCCGCACGCCGCGCAACTCTTCCAGCCCGTCGAGGGTGAAGCGGACCTGACCGCAGCGGGCATCCTCCCCGACCTGAACGCCGTGCACGCCCGCTGGACCGACCTCGTCACCCGGCACCTCGTGGACAAATGCGGCCTCACCCTCCCCGACGCCCCCACCACCCAGCCCGGCCGCGACACGCACACCCACCACCTCGCCCCCCTGCTGGAAGAAATGCAGAGCGTCGCCCGGCAACACCCCGACGCCGAGGTCTGGTGA